A part of Variovorax sp. HW608 genomic DNA contains:
- the pcnB gene encoding polynucleotide adenylyltransferase PcnB: MIKQFIDKLLGKSGAAATRGKTRFGKRQEVPATVHGINPALVDERARNVVTTLQDAGFEAYVVGGAVRDLLLGLRPKDFDVATNATPEQVKGLFRRAFIIGRRFRIVHVVYGRGREHEVIEVSTFRAYMDSNGAEQVLGNERTSKGELAGMKHAVDASGRVLRDNVWGPQEEDAARRDFTVNAMYYDPASQIVVDYHNGIRDAKKLTLRMIGDPATRYREDPVRIIRAIRFSAKLAALGFKLEPKTAAPLLASSKLLADVPQSRLFDEMLKLLQTGHAVATVEQLRALGMSTGIYPLLDVVVERADQPFVRAALQDTDRRVGEGKAVAPSFLLACVLWADVRDGWAQRMQQRGNERPMAPFPALQDAIDDVFNARIGDVSGRGKLGADMREIWMMQPRFDKRSGATPYSLVEQARFRAAFDFMRLRADVGEIGEAIAEWWQEFSTADDVRRQDLLDQVRDEQHKKVRQRVPRSGGTAAPRPVASPAAEASAALPPDGEVALAPARKRRRRRKPRGAGGDAAGSAAAE; this comes from the coding sequence ATGATCAAGCAATTCATCGACAAGCTCCTTGGCAAGTCCGGCGCTGCCGCGACGCGCGGCAAGACCCGTTTCGGCAAGCGCCAGGAAGTGCCGGCAACGGTGCACGGCATCAATCCAGCCCTGGTGGACGAGCGCGCCCGCAATGTCGTGACCACCCTCCAGGACGCCGGTTTCGAGGCCTACGTGGTGGGCGGCGCGGTGCGCGACCTGCTGCTCGGCCTTCGCCCCAAGGATTTCGACGTCGCGACCAACGCGACGCCGGAGCAGGTCAAGGGCCTGTTCCGGCGTGCCTTCATCATCGGCCGGCGCTTCCGCATCGTGCACGTGGTGTACGGCCGGGGACGCGAGCATGAAGTGATCGAGGTCTCGACCTTCCGCGCCTACATGGACAGCAACGGTGCTGAACAGGTCCTGGGCAACGAACGCACCAGCAAGGGCGAACTCGCCGGCATGAAGCACGCGGTGGACGCGAGCGGCCGCGTGCTGCGCGACAACGTCTGGGGCCCCCAGGAAGAAGATGCCGCGCGGCGCGACTTCACGGTGAACGCGATGTACTACGACCCGGCCAGCCAGATCGTGGTCGACTATCACAACGGCATCCGGGACGCCAAGAAGCTCACCCTGCGCATGATCGGCGACCCGGCGACGCGCTATCGCGAGGACCCGGTCCGCATCATTCGCGCCATCCGCTTCTCGGCCAAGCTGGCCGCGCTCGGCTTCAAGCTGGAGCCCAAGACGGCCGCGCCGCTGCTGGCGTCGAGCAAGCTGCTCGCCGATGTGCCGCAAAGCCGGCTGTTCGACGAGATGCTCAAGCTGCTTCAGACCGGCCATGCGGTCGCGACCGTCGAGCAGCTGCGTGCGCTCGGCATGTCGACCGGGATCTATCCCCTGCTCGACGTCGTGGTCGAGCGCGCCGATCAGCCTTTCGTCCGGGCCGCGCTGCAGGACACCGATCGCCGGGTGGGCGAGGGCAAGGCCGTGGCGCCGAGCTTCCTGCTGGCGTGCGTGCTGTGGGCCGACGTCCGCGACGGCTGGGCGCAGCGCATGCAGCAGCGCGGCAACGAACGACCGATGGCGCCGTTCCCGGCGCTGCAGGATGCGATCGACGATGTGTTCAATGCCCGCATCGGCGACGTGTCCGGCCGCGGCAAGCTCGGGGCCGACATGCGCGAGATCTGGATGATGCAGCCGCGCTTCGACAAGCGCAGTGGCGCCACGCCGTACAGCCTGGTCGAGCAGGCCCGCTTCCGCGCCGCCTTCGATTTCATGCGCCTGCGCGCCGATGTGGGCGAAATCGGCGAGGCGATCGCCGAGTGGTGGCAGGAATTCAGCACCGCCGACGACGTGCGCCGGCAGGACCTGTTGGACCAGGTCCGCGACGAGCAGCACAAGAAGGTCCGCCAGCGGGTGCCGCGATCCGGCGGCACGGCCGCGCCCCGTCCGGTGGCCTCGCCCGCTGCGGAGGCGAGCGCCGCCTTGCCGCCCGACGGCGAAGTCGCTTTGGCGCCGGCTCGCAAGCGCCGCCGCCGGCGCAAGCCGCGCGGTGCCGGCGGCGATGCCGCGGGCAGCGCGGCGGCGGAATGA
- a CDS encoding SirB1 family protein produces MTFSFQAPTALEYFDSLVKSDEEFPLLEAAASIAQDEYPELDVQQVLGDVDQLLARLKRRLPADAAPLQRLRALNQFFFHDLSFGGNVNDYYDPDNSYLNAVLRTRRGIPISLAVLWMELAHGLGLQARGVGFPGHFMLKVTLPKGQVVIDPFTGKSLSREELSERLEPYKRSNGLVGDFDVPLGLYLQPATPREIIGRMLRNLKEIHHAQEDWQRAIAVQDRLVALFPEAWGEYRDRGLAHAEQGNSTLAVRDLETYLAHAEEALDIDTIAERVAALRRAES; encoded by the coding sequence ATGACGTTCAGCTTTCAGGCGCCCACCGCTCTCGAGTATTTCGATTCGCTCGTCAAGAGCGACGAGGAGTTTCCATTGCTCGAGGCGGCGGCGAGCATCGCGCAGGACGAATACCCTGAACTCGATGTCCAGCAGGTGCTCGGCGACGTCGACCAGTTGCTCGCGCGCCTCAAGCGCCGCCTGCCCGCCGATGCGGCGCCGCTGCAACGCCTGCGGGCGCTCAACCAGTTCTTCTTCCACGACCTGAGCTTCGGCGGCAACGTCAACGACTACTACGACCCGGACAACAGCTACCTGAACGCCGTGTTGCGCACGCGTCGCGGCATTCCGATCTCGCTCGCCGTGCTGTGGATGGAACTGGCGCACGGCCTCGGCCTGCAGGCGCGTGGCGTGGGTTTCCCGGGGCATTTCATGCTCAAGGTCACGCTGCCCAAGGGGCAGGTGGTCATCGACCCCTTCACCGGCAAGTCGCTGTCGCGCGAGGAGCTCAGCGAGCGGCTCGAACCCTACAAGCGCAGCAACGGCCTCGTGGGCGACTTCGACGTGCCGCTCGGCCTGTATCTGCAGCCGGCCACGCCGCGCGAGATCATCGGGCGCATGCTGCGCAACCTGAAGGAGATCCATCACGCGCAGGAGGACTGGCAACGCGCGATCGCGGTGCAGGACCGCCTGGTCGCCCTCTTTCCCGAAGCGTGGGGCGAGTACCGGGATCGCGGCCTGGCGCATGCCGAGCAGGGCAATTCGACGCTCGCGGTCCGCGATCTGGAGACCTACCTCGCGCACGCCGAGGAAGCGCTGGACATCGACACCATCGCGGAGCGCGTTGCCGCTCTGCGCCGCGCGGAGAGCTGA
- the folK gene encoding 2-amino-4-hydroxy-6-hydroxymethyldihydropteridine diphosphokinase: MTVRAYVAIGANLGDARAAVLRAMTDLDTLPATRVVARSSLYRSAPVDATGPDFINAVVELETGLEPEPLLRELQRLELGAGRERPYRNAPRTLDLDLLCHGDVAMATEALTLPHPRIAERAFVLLPLAEIAPDRVTPAQLRQVTDQRIERL; the protein is encoded by the coding sequence ATGACCGTCCGCGCCTACGTCGCGATCGGCGCGAACCTCGGTGATGCGCGCGCCGCCGTGCTGCGCGCGATGACGGATCTCGACACCCTGCCCGCAACGCGGGTCGTCGCGCGCTCGTCGCTCTACCGCAGCGCGCCTGTCGACGCCACCGGGCCGGACTTCATCAACGCCGTGGTCGAACTCGAAACGGGGCTGGAACCGGAGCCGCTGCTGCGCGAGCTGCAGCGCCTGGAGCTCGGTGCGGGCCGCGAGAGGCCCTACCGGAATGCGCCGCGCACCCTCGACCTCGACCTGCTGTGTCACGGTGACGTCGCGATGGCAACGGAAGCTTTGACACTCCCGCATCCCCGCATTGCAGAGCGCGCCTTCGTCCTGCTTCCATTGGCCGAGATCGCCCCGGACCGCGTCACGCCGGCGCAGTTGCGGCAAGTGACCGACCAGCGGATCGAACGGCTCTGA
- the purM gene encoding phosphoribosylformylglycinamidine cyclo-ligase codes for MNSNSTTPLSYKDAGVDIDAGDALVDRIKPLARKTMREGVLAGIGGFGALFEVPKRYKEPVLVSGTDGVGTKLKLAFEWNMHDTVGIDLVAMSVNDVLVQGAEPLFFLDYFACGKLDVDTAAAVVGGIARGCELSGCALIGGETAEMPGMYPAGEYDLAGFAVGAVEKSKILTGQDVKPGDVVLGLASAGVHSNGFSLVRKVIDRAGAALPAMLDGKPFREAVMAPTRLYVKPVLAALETHPIKALAHITGGGLLENIPRVLPDGTAAHLRKGSWPQSELFGWLQKVAGIDDIEMNRTFNNGIGMVVVIDAAQAAACADTLRAAGETVYEIGAIAERGAGAAVVVA; via the coding sequence ATGAACTCCAATTCCACCACCCCGCTCAGCTACAAGGACGCAGGCGTCGACATCGATGCCGGCGATGCGCTGGTCGATCGCATCAAGCCGCTCGCCAGGAAGACGATGCGCGAAGGCGTGCTGGCCGGCATCGGCGGATTCGGCGCGCTCTTCGAGGTGCCCAAGCGCTACAAGGAGCCGGTGCTGGTGAGCGGCACCGACGGCGTCGGCACCAAGCTCAAGCTCGCCTTCGAATGGAACATGCACGACACCGTCGGCATCGACCTCGTCGCGATGAGCGTGAACGACGTCCTCGTCCAGGGCGCCGAGCCCCTGTTCTTCCTCGACTACTTCGCCTGCGGCAAGCTCGACGTCGATACGGCCGCAGCAGTCGTCGGCGGCATTGCACGCGGCTGCGAGTTGAGCGGCTGCGCCCTGATCGGCGGTGAAACCGCCGAGATGCCCGGCATGTACCCGGCCGGCGAATACGACCTTGCGGGCTTCGCGGTCGGTGCCGTCGAGAAATCGAAGATCCTGACCGGCCAGGACGTGAAGCCGGGCGACGTGGTCCTCGGCCTCGCCTCCGCCGGCGTGCATTCGAACGGCTTCAGCCTGGTGCGCAAGGTGATCGACCGTGCGGGCGCCGCGCTTCCGGCCATGCTCGACGGCAAGCCCTTCCGCGAGGCCGTGATGGCCCCGACGCGCCTGTACGTGAAGCCGGTGCTGGCGGCGCTCGAGACGCACCCGATCAAGGCGCTGGCCCACATCACCGGCGGCGGCCTGCTGGAGAACATCCCGCGCGTGCTGCCCGATGGCACGGCCGCCCATCTGCGCAAGGGCAGCTGGCCGCAGAGCGAGCTGTTCGGCTGGCTCCAGAAAGTCGCCGGCATCGACGACATCGAGATGAACCGCACCTTCAACAACGGCATCGGGATGGTGGTCGTGATCGACGCCGCCCAAGCGGCCGCCTGCGCCGATACGCTGCGTGCCGCCGGAGAGACTGTGTATGAAATCGGCGCCATCGCCGAGCGCGGCGCCGGCGCCGCCGTCGTCGTCGCCTGA
- a CDS encoding bleomycin resistance protein — MASPPAPDPDRDATAAPAVDLGTLHEFHGIQPVLPVTDAARAARYFRDVLGFEIDFIAGEPPSYARVKKGDRSYGDPVYIRLWQCGRRDAQPWRGEIVIHVGRDVDGLHAAYVKRGVNVIEPPTSQPWGLREFAIREPDGHVLRFCGYL; from the coding sequence ATGGCCTCGCCGCCGGCACCCGACCCGGATCGGGACGCCACCGCGGCCCCGGCGGTCGACCTCGGCACGCTGCACGAGTTCCATGGCATCCAGCCGGTGCTTCCGGTGACGGATGCCGCACGCGCGGCGCGCTATTTCCGCGATGTGCTCGGCTTCGAGATCGACTTCATCGCCGGCGAGCCGCCGAGCTATGCGCGGGTGAAGAAGGGCGATCGCAGCTACGGCGATCCGGTCTACATCCGCCTGTGGCAATGCGGGCGGCGGGACGCCCAACCGTGGCGCGGCGAGATCGTGATCCATGTCGGGCGCGATGTGGATGGACTGCACGCCGCCTACGTGAAGCGCGGCGTCAACGTGATCGAGCCACCGACTTCCCAACCCTGGGGCCTGCGCGAATTCGCGATTCGCGAGCCCGACGGGCACGTGCTGCGCTTCTGCGGATATCTCTAG
- a CDS encoding DUF47 domain-containing protein: protein MFGKLLPREGNFFEMFNQHADRIVEAARAFEHLVANYNDLHLREQYNRDVDNAERAADRVTHDVNRLIHKTFITPIDREQIHKLINTMDDVADLIQDSAETMALYDVRHMTEEITRLTTLSVKCCERVKDAVEFLGKITDPVKAEATLKTCEEIDRLESDADRVMRSAMSKLFREEPDVREVIKLKAIYELLETITDKCEDVANVIEGIVLENS from the coding sequence ATGTTCGGCAAGCTGTTGCCCCGGGAGGGAAATTTTTTCGAGATGTTCAACCAGCATGCCGACCGCATCGTCGAAGCCGCGCGCGCGTTCGAACACCTGGTGGCGAACTACAACGACCTGCACCTGCGCGAGCAGTACAACCGCGACGTCGACAACGCCGAGCGTGCCGCGGACCGGGTCACGCACGACGTCAACCGCCTGATCCACAAGACCTTCATCACGCCGATCGACCGCGAGCAGATCCACAAGCTGATCAACACCATGGACGACGTGGCCGACCTGATCCAGGACTCGGCCGAAACCATGGCGCTCTACGACGTGCGTCACATGACCGAGGAAATCACGCGCCTGACCACGCTCAGCGTGAAGTGCTGCGAGCGCGTGAAGGACGCGGTCGAGTTCCTCGGCAAGATCACGGACCCCGTGAAGGCGGAGGCGACCCTCAAGACCTGCGAGGAGATCGACCGGCTCGAGTCGGACGCCGACCGCGTGATGCGCAGCGCGATGAGCAAGCTCTTCCGCGAGGAGCCCGATGTTCGCGAGGTCATCAAGCTCAAGGCGATCTACGAGCTGCTCGAGACGATCACCGACAAGTGCGAGGACGTCGCCAACGTGATCGAGGGCATCGTCCTCGAGAATTCCTGA
- a CDS encoding inorganic phosphate transporter, which produces MASVQVALWVVVVLVVLAILFDFMNGFHDAANSIATVVSTGVLRPGQAVIFAAFFNLVAIFVFHLSVAATIGKGIAQPEVVDVHVVFGALVGAITWNLVTWYYGIPSSSSHALIGGIVGAVIAKAGAGALIAGGIWKTVAFIFVSPLLGFMLGSLMMVVVAWLFRHSTPSRIDSWFRRLQLVSAGAYSLGHGGNDAQKTIGIIWMLLIATGYAAADAPVPPTWTIVVCYTAISLGTMFGGWRIVKTMGQRITKLKPVGGFCAETGGALTLFLATALGIPVSTTHTITGAIVGVGSTQRASAVRWGVAGNIVWAWILTIPASAFVAAIAYWVGMQVL; this is translated from the coding sequence ATGGCATCGGTTCAAGTCGCCCTCTGGGTGGTCGTGGTGCTGGTCGTGCTGGCCATCCTGTTCGACTTCATGAACGGCTTCCACGACGCGGCGAACTCGATCGCCACGGTGGTGTCGACCGGCGTTCTCAGGCCCGGTCAGGCGGTGATCTTCGCGGCCTTCTTCAACCTGGTCGCGATCTTCGTGTTCCATCTGAGCGTGGCGGCGACGATCGGCAAGGGGATCGCGCAGCCGGAAGTCGTCGACGTCCACGTGGTGTTCGGCGCGCTGGTGGGTGCCATCACCTGGAACCTCGTCACCTGGTATTACGGCATCCCGAGCAGCTCCTCGCACGCGCTCATCGGCGGCATCGTGGGCGCGGTGATCGCCAAGGCGGGCGCCGGCGCGCTGATCGCCGGGGGCATCTGGAAGACGGTCGCGTTCATCTTCGTCTCGCCCTTGCTGGGATTCATGCTGGGTTCGCTCATGATGGTCGTGGTCGCATGGTTGTTCAGGCATTCCACGCCATCGCGCATCGACAGCTGGTTCCGGCGGCTGCAGCTGGTCTCCGCAGGTGCGTACAGCCTGGGCCATGGCGGCAACGATGCGCAGAAGACCATCGGCATCATCTGGATGCTGCTGATCGCCACCGGCTACGCGGCGGCCGACGCGCCCGTCCCGCCGACGTGGACGATCGTGGTCTGCTACACGGCCATTTCGCTCGGCACGATGTTCGGCGGATGGCGCATCGTGAAGACGATGGGCCAGAGGATCACCAAGCTCAAGCCCGTGGGCGGCTTCTGCGCCGAGACCGGCGGCGCGCTGACGCTGTTCCTGGCGACGGCGCTCGGCATTCCGGTTTCGACCACGCACACGATCACCGGCGCCATCGTCGGCGTGGGTTCGACGCAGCGCGCCAGCGCGGTGCGCTGGGGCGTCGCCGGCAACATCGTCTGGGCCTGGATCCTGACGATCCCCGCCTCGGCCTTCGTGGCCGCGATCGCGTACTGGGTCGGTATGCAGGTCCTCTGA
- the hda gene encoding DnaA regulatory inactivator Hda translates to MKQLALDIGLASGPTLAGFFAGPNEPALRHLTLWVGDGRAPTVHSPVPTYLWGEGGSGKTHLLEGVRAALKDQGASAGWLHPGIADPPEFDERWGAILLDDVHLYTAVQQHAAFNWFVNAQSLQRGVVAAGAMPPADLPLREDLRTRLGWGHVFHLQVLSEAERRAVLRQAADSRGVMLSDEVLDYMLHRFSRDLASLMELLTQLDGYALQTQRAITIPLIRSMLENE, encoded by the coding sequence ATGAAGCAGCTCGCGCTCGACATCGGCCTCGCGAGCGGTCCGACCTTGGCGGGCTTCTTCGCCGGGCCGAACGAGCCGGCGCTGCGGCACCTGACGCTGTGGGTCGGCGACGGGCGGGCGCCCACGGTCCATTCGCCGGTGCCGACCTACCTCTGGGGCGAGGGCGGCAGCGGCAAGACGCATCTGCTCGAAGGGGTGCGGGCGGCGCTGAAGGACCAGGGGGCGAGCGCCGGCTGGCTGCATCCGGGGATCGCCGATCCGCCCGAGTTCGACGAGCGCTGGGGCGCGATCCTGCTCGATGACGTCCACCTCTACACGGCGGTCCAGCAGCACGCGGCGTTCAACTGGTTCGTCAATGCGCAGAGCCTGCAGCGCGGTGTCGTCGCGGCCGGCGCGATGCCCCCGGCCGACCTGCCGCTGCGCGAGGACCTGCGCACCCGCCTCGGCTGGGGCCATGTCTTTCACCTGCAGGTGCTGAGCGAGGCCGAGCGCCGCGCGGTGCTGCGCCAGGCGGCCGACAGCCGTGGCGTGATGCTGTCGGACGAGGTGCTCGACTACATGCTGCATCGATTCAGCCGTGACCTCGCAAGCCTCATGGAATTGCTCACGCAGCTCGATGGCTATGCCCTGCAGACCCAGCGCGCGATCACGATCCCCCTGATCCGGTCGATGCTCGAAAATGAATGA
- a CDS encoding GlxA family transcriptional regulator has product MNAPQRLDDTPTRVVFALLPHSLVLDWAGPAEALRIANQLLVASGRPPRFELVFASPEPSSVSSVGVTLSGLQPLPCDWTSPSWVVLVGMPGRTISVDNPPAQALLHWLRGPRLEQGRLELVTICAGTLLAAHAGLLAGHRATTHHHHLDELREIEARCDVVSNRVFVLDPPLFSSAGVTTGIDLLLHRIAKTCGESLAARVAQTMVVAMRRGPQDPELSPFLAYRNHLHPALHKVQDAVSEKPQADWTVPRMADVAHTSPRHLTRLFVEHAGVAPLAYLRRLRLATAQAALQSGANVTRAAEISGFGSDTQLRRAWRQFGLGGSPSTASAIR; this is encoded by the coding sequence ATGAACGCGCCCCAGCGCCTGGACGACACGCCGACCCGCGTCGTCTTCGCGCTGCTGCCGCACAGCCTCGTGCTCGACTGGGCGGGGCCGGCGGAGGCGCTTCGCATCGCCAACCAGTTGCTGGTCGCGAGCGGCCGGCCGCCGCGATTCGAGCTCGTGTTCGCGAGCCCCGAACCGAGCTCGGTCAGCTCGGTCGGCGTCACGCTCTCGGGCCTGCAGCCACTGCCCTGCGACTGGACGTCGCCGTCCTGGGTCGTGCTGGTCGGCATGCCGGGCCGGACCATTTCCGTCGACAACCCGCCCGCACAGGCGCTGCTGCATTGGCTGCGCGGGCCGCGCCTCGAACAGGGCCGGCTCGAACTCGTGACCATCTGCGCCGGCACCCTGCTCGCGGCCCACGCCGGTCTCCTCGCGGGACACCGCGCCACCACGCACCACCATCATCTCGACGAGTTGCGGGAGATCGAAGCGCGGTGCGACGTGGTCTCGAACCGCGTGTTCGTCCTCGATCCGCCGCTCTTCAGCAGCGCCGGCGTGACGACCGGCATCGACCTGCTGCTGCACCGGATCGCAAAGACCTGCGGCGAATCGCTTGCCGCGCGCGTGGCGCAGACGATGGTGGTGGCGATGCGGCGCGGGCCGCAGGACCCCGAACTGTCGCCCTTCCTCGCCTACCGCAACCACCTGCATCCCGCGCTGCACAAGGTGCAGGACGCCGTCAGCGAAAAGCCGCAGGCCGACTGGACCGTGCCCCGGATGGCCGACGTCGCGCACACCTCGCCGCGCCACCTGACGCGCCTCTTCGTCGAGCATGCCGGCGTCGCGCCGCTCGCCTACCTGCGCCGCCTTCGGCTTGCAACGGCGCAGGCCGCGCTGCAATCGGGCGCGAACGTCACGCGCGCGGCGGAAATCTCGGGCTTCGGGTCCGACACGCAATTGCGCCGCGCCTGGCGGCAGTTCGGCTTGGGCGGGTCGCCATCGACCGCCAGCGCCATCCGCTAG
- a CDS encoding AI-2E family transporter: protein MKSAPSPSAAPAPPSSSPEQPARVSAPVAAAPRSVVAASYLLIAGTLLLVMWQGLLPGLLCVCIGFLGTRWIARVLDGSLRGSGKLSANDPAWARTRPFARVVAAAVVMLAPIGLLTLGFAEARDFVLDAPDQYKELLDFVARTVLELRLKLPPDIAAYLPEGAAEVQRTVASYLRTQAGSLALTGRAWLGGLLFAYVGLIVGALAAVANEAPSRRPLARQLRERILLFGEAFGQIVAAQFWIAAFNTLLTAIFLLFLLPMWQMELPYTPALITLTFVAGLVPIVGNLVCNTVITLVGLSVSPFVALACLAFLVLIHKAEYLINAKVVGSRTQMAVWELLTVMFVAEAVWGPAGLVAAPLFYAYLKKELKAAELV from the coding sequence ATGAAATCGGCGCCATCGCCGAGCGCGGCGCCGGCGCCGCCGTCGTCGTCGCCTGAGCAGCCGGCCCGCGTGAGCGCGCCCGTCGCCGCCGCGCCACGGTCCGTGGTCGCGGCCAGCTACCTGCTCATCGCCGGCACCTTGCTGCTCGTCATGTGGCAGGGGCTGCTGCCCGGCCTGCTCTGCGTCTGCATCGGTTTTCTCGGCACGCGCTGGATCGCCCGCGTGCTGGACGGGTCGCTTCGCGGTTCCGGCAAGCTCAGCGCCAATGACCCGGCCTGGGCCAGGACCCGGCCCTTCGCCCGCGTGGTGGCGGCCGCGGTGGTCATGCTGGCGCCGATCGGCCTCCTGACGCTGGGCTTTGCCGAGGCGCGAGACTTCGTGCTCGATGCGCCTGACCAGTACAAGGAACTGCTCGACTTCGTGGCCCGCACCGTGCTGGAGCTGCGCCTCAAGCTGCCGCCCGACATCGCAGCCTACCTGCCGGAAGGCGCCGCCGAAGTGCAGCGCACCGTCGCCAGCTATCTGCGCACCCAGGCGGGATCGCTGGCGCTGACCGGCCGGGCGTGGCTCGGCGGCCTGCTCTTCGCCTATGTCGGCCTGATCGTCGGCGCGCTTGCCGCGGTGGCCAACGAGGCGCCTTCGCGCCGGCCGCTGGCCCGGCAGCTGCGTGAACGCATCCTGCTTTTCGGCGAGGCCTTCGGACAGATCGTCGCCGCCCAGTTCTGGATCGCGGCCTTCAACACCCTGCTGACCGCCATCTTCCTGTTGTTCCTGCTTCCGATGTGGCAGATGGAACTGCCCTACACGCCGGCGCTGATCACGCTGACCTTCGTGGCCGGGCTCGTGCCGATCGTCGGCAACCTGGTCTGCAACACCGTCATCACGCTGGTGGGCCTGTCGGTCTCGCCGTTCGTCGCCTTGGCGTGCCTGGCGTTCCTGGTCCTGATCCACAAGGCCGAATACCTGATCAACGCCAAGGTGGTCGGCAGCCGCACCCAGATGGCCGTGTGGGAACTGCTCACGGTCATGTTCGTGGCCGAGGCGGTGTGGGGCCCGGCCGGGCTGGTGGCGGCGCCGCTCTTCTACGCCTACCTCAAGAAAGAGCTCAAGGCGGCCGAGCTGGTCTGA
- a CDS encoding isochorismatase family protein, translating to MKTCLIVIDVQESFRHRPFFTERDLAPYLSAQNALIAGFAKAGAPIVRVFHSDGPKTAENPFAIESGHVRPLEGLADFGAAATFTKSRHSALVGTGLDVWLTRNHIDRIVISGIRTEQCCETTARHASDLGWEVDYVTDATLTFDMVQPDGQRLSAADVKVRTATVLQGRFATLCSVDEALAREGEKIAA from the coding sequence ATGAAAACCTGTCTCATTGTGATCGATGTCCAGGAGTCGTTCCGTCATCGCCCGTTCTTCACCGAGCGCGATCTCGCGCCGTACCTGTCGGCCCAGAATGCCCTGATCGCCGGTTTCGCGAAGGCCGGCGCGCCGATCGTCCGGGTCTTTCACAGCGACGGCCCCAAGACGGCGGAAAACCCGTTCGCGATCGAATCGGGCCATGTCCGCCCGCTCGAGGGCCTCGCGGACTTCGGGGCCGCGGCCACCTTCACGAAGAGCCGCCACAGCGCGCTCGTCGGCACCGGGCTCGATGTCTGGCTCACGCGCAATCACATCGACCGCATCGTCATCAGCGGCATCCGCACCGAGCAGTGCTGCGAGACCACCGCGCGCCATGCGTCGGACCTGGGCTGGGAGGTGGACTACGTGACCGACGCCACGCTGACCTTCGACATGGTCCAGCCGGACGGCCAGCGCCTTTCGGCGGCCGACGTCAAGGTGCGCACCGCGACGGTGCTGCAGGGCCGCTTCGCGACGCTCTGTTCCGTCGACGAGGCGCTCGCCCGTGAGGGCGAGAAGATCGCGGCATGA
- a CDS encoding JmjC domain-containing protein: MYASGDNAVRPTATTYRVWADDPERFSTYRVAALHHNLHEHPLFQVPELVKLAIELAPREQCRFMRQGMTVASAIAHDSRHPDGRSLEEFFQRMEEPGSSVALYNIEVIPRYNDLLHLIVGSMRALVEREQPDIFLVNGFVFFSAPPSVTPFHIDRENNFWLQLHGRKTLDVWDHRDRSIVPADGVEDFIVTQSLRKVRFKEEFMPRALEFNAGPGDAVYFPSTSPHMTRSVTDWVGPGNRLSISIGVTFYTSVTRRLARIHQTSRLLRKCGLSPSYPGESALADASKAAVGGLIGAARARIVGMSSKARRFKRSLTPPPGSY; this comes from the coding sequence ATGTATGCGAGCGGAGACAACGCGGTCAGGCCTACAGCTACCACCTACCGGGTGTGGGCTGACGATCCCGAGCGCTTTTCAACCTACAGGGTCGCGGCGCTGCATCACAACCTTCACGAGCACCCGCTTTTCCAGGTGCCGGAGCTGGTGAAGCTCGCCATAGAGCTGGCTCCCCGGGAGCAATGCCGATTCATGAGGCAAGGCATGACGGTGGCTTCCGCCATCGCGCACGACAGCCGGCACCCGGACGGCCGCAGCCTCGAGGAGTTCTTCCAGCGCATGGAGGAGCCGGGCTCGTCAGTCGCCCTCTACAACATCGAAGTCATCCCGCGCTACAACGACCTGCTCCATTTGATCGTGGGCTCCATGCGCGCCTTGGTCGAGCGCGAGCAGCCGGACATTTTCCTGGTCAACGGTTTCGTGTTCTTCTCCGCGCCGCCCTCGGTGACGCCTTTCCACATCGATCGCGAGAACAACTTCTGGCTGCAACTGCACGGGCGAAAGACCCTGGACGTCTGGGACCATCGGGACCGCTCCATCGTGCCGGCCGATGGGGTGGAAGACTTCATCGTCACGCAGTCCCTCCGGAAGGTGCGCTTCAAGGAAGAATTCATGCCCCGCGCGCTCGAATTCAACGCGGGGCCCGGTGATGCGGTCTATTTTCCGAGCACCTCGCCGCACATGACGCGCTCCGTGACCGACTGGGTCGGTCCTGGCAATCGCTTGTCGATCTCGATCGGCGTGACCTTCTACACCTCGGTCACGCGCAGGCTGGCCCGCATCCACCAGACGAGCCGGCTGCTGCGCAAATGCGGGCTGTCGCCCTCCTACCCGGGGGAGTCGGCGCTTGCGGATGCCTCCAAGGCCGCTGTCGGCGGGCTCATCGGCGCCGCACGCGCACGGATCGTCGGCATGTCGTCCAAGGCGCGTCGCTTCAAGCGCAGCCTGACACCGCCGCCTGGCTCTTACTAG